The DNA sequence TCATCGAGTTTCGGTTATTCTGGGAAGAGAAGATCAATAGAGCTGATCTTCTCTCTGTCTTTGGTATCTCAATACCGCAGGCATCTCTAGACTTCAGTAAATATCAGGAAATGGCACCAGGAAACATGAATTACGATAAAAAGAAAAAGTTTTATTACGCATCCCCAGATTTTAAGCCTATTTTTATAACGCCATCTTCCGAGCAATATCTTTTAAGATACTTATCAGTTTGTATGGGAATTACCCAGCCACAAAAAAGCTTCTTTAGCTTTATTCCACCTATTGATATGGTTCCCCTTCCATGGAGAAGAGTAGAGCCTGATATCTTAAAGGGCGTTTTACACGCTATCAGACTTAAGAAAGCAATAAAGATTAAGTATCAATCATTAACAAGTTACGAAAAGTTAGTAAGATGGATTTCTCCGCATGCTTTAGGTTTTGATGGGTACAGATGGCATTGTCGTGCTTATTGCTATATTGATAATTTCTTTAAGGATTTTATACTTGGACGCTTCTTACAAATAATTGAGGAAAAAGATAGTGAAATTAATCCAAAAGATGATAAAGGTTGGGAGAGCTTTATTACCGTAAAGATAGGTCCGAATCCTGAGTTTAAGGAAACTCATAGGAAAATAATTGAATATGAATATGGCATGATAAATGGAGAAGCATTTATTCAGGTAAGATGCGCAATGCTTTTTTATTTATTAAATAGACTAGGGCTGGATATGAGAGATGAAGATAAAATCCTACAAAACAGACATATAATTTTATTAAATAGAGAAGAGATTCAAAAAGCATTGAATTCTTAAATTTTACTCTCTACAGTTTAACTACGATATTAAGATCTTATAGTTAGTTGGCATGTAGTCAACTTCAGTGGTAGCCATAAGAACTTTTAGAAAGTAACCCATTACATGATAGTTGATTGTAGCCATAAAAATGACAATACCAATTAATTATGAAAATACTAAAAAATATCCTTTTTACGAATGAAATTCATTCAAAAGATTTGAATTTTTAATCTTTTTTCCTTTTAAAATGATAATTCATATGCTTATTATAAGGGTAAATTTTAAAAATTTAAAGTATAGTTATTTAACCCAATACATTTCGTTCTTTTTTGCCCTACAAAACGCTACATTTAAAGATAAAGAGAAAGTTTAGTATTAATTTTCTACACGCTGATATTGATCTTCAATTATTGTATTCTTTAAACTTCTACAAGACAGAAGATTAAAGAATATTCAGTGAAGATATCTACATTGCTTCATCTCCTGTAAATATTAAAACAATCATTCCACTCATCATATTGTTATTTAAAAAATACTATTGAAATAACTTTTTAAATGGCCTATACTCCGCATCGTTGAAAAAATTCTTGCTCTTAAGAAATGGGCGAGCATTGTTATCATACTTATAAAATGATCTAAAAATAGGTATTATTTATTTCTTGGAATATGAGACTTACTGATAATGAAATTCGAGATATTACTAAATATTTAGAGGAAGGTAAGCCTCTGCCTGATAAGTATCGTTTCTTGCTATTTGAGGATAAGAGAGAGGTTGAACTTATCTGGAATGGAAAGACTAATGAAATATGTAATGTAGTTTTACCATTTCAGGTAATTGAACATGTAGATGAACCGAGAGAGGAAAAAGATACAAGTAAGCAAATGCCGCTTTTTGATATTGATACCAGAGGTAGGCAACAAAAGGGTTGGACTAATAAATTGATTTGGGGAGATAATAAACTCATTTTAAGTAGCTTGAAAAACGGTCCATTACGAGAAGAAATAGAAAAACAAGGTGGTATAAAACTTATATACATTGATCCACCATTTGATATAGGGGCTAATTTTTCTATTGATATAGAAATTGGAGATGAGCAGTTTACTAAAGAACCAAGTATTTTGGAAGAACTAGCTTACCGTGATACTTGGGGAAAAGGGGCAGATAGTTTTGTTGCTATGATTTATGAGCGTCTTACACTAATGAGAGATTTATTGGCCAAAGACGGAAGTATTTATGTTCACTGTGACTATAGGGTGAGTGCATTTATTAAATCAATTCTTGATGAATTGTTTAGTAAAGAGAATTATATTAATGAGATTATTTGGAAAAGGAGTGCTAATACTTCGAGCATTGGTAAAATTTGGAAAAGGGCTCATGATACAATTCTTTATTTTTCAAAAACAAGATCTTATGTTTTTAACTTTCAAAGGAAACAACTTTCAGATACATCATTGGAAATATATTCCTTGGAAGATGAAAAAGGAAAGTATAGGTTAGTGCCACTTTTAGTAAGTGGCAAAAGGAACGGGCAAACAGGGCAATCATGGAGAGGAATAGATCCAAATCGAAGAGGTAAAGGTGGAATGCATTGGTTAACAACCCATGATAATCTTGAAAAATATGATACTATGGGATTAATAGTTTGGCCAGAAAAAGTAGAGGGTGCACCAAATTTAAAGTATTATTTGGAGGATAATCCCGGTGTTGTCGTATCAGATTTTTGGGATGATATTAATTCAGTTAGTTCAGCAAGAAATGAATCTGTTAGTTATCCTACCCAAAAACCTGAAGCGCTCCTTGAACGCATTGTCAAAGCCTCATCCAATGAAGGTGACATAGTAGCCGATTTCTTTTGTGGTTCAGGAACAGCCCTTGCTGTTGCCGAAAAGTTAAGCCGTAAATGGATCGGCTCTGATTTAGGTAAATTTTCTATCCATACCTCAAGGAAAAGGATGATCGGCATTCAGAGAGAACTTAAAAAAGCAGGTAAGGATTACAGGGCATTTGAGATACTCAATCTTGGCAAATATGAACGTCAACATTACATTGGTGTAAACCCTAACCTGAGAGATAAAGAAAAACAACAACAGCTTGCAAAAAAAGAGCAAGACTTTTTAAACCTGATATTGCATGCGTACCATGCAGAAAAGATCGATGGTTTTAAAACATTTCAAGGCAAAAAAGTTAATCGCTTAGTTGCAGTTGGTCCTATTAACTTACCTGTTACACGTCTATTTGTGGAAGAGATTATTCTCGAATGTCGTAAAAAACATATTACCAAGGTAGATGTCCTTGCCTTTGAATTCGAGATGGGGCTTTTCCCTAATATTCAGGAAGAAGCGAAGAGCAAAGGGATTGATCTGGCAATGAAATATATACCCCGTGATGTTTTTGATAAGCGGGCAGTAGAGAAAAATTAGATTGTATTTCATGATGTTTCCTACATCGAAGTAAAACCCCATCTTAAGGAAATCCCAGACAAAAAGAGTCGCTCTGGTGTACGCTATTCTGTTGCTGTTGAACTTACTGATTTCTCTGTTTTTTACAATCAGGATTCTATCAGTAATGCAGAGGCAAATTTAAAAAATGGTGGTAATAAAATTGTGGTAGAAAATGGCCAAATTATTAAAATCTCAAAGGATAAAAATGGAATTACTACTCGTGAATCATTAACGAAAAAATGGACAGATTGGATTGATTACTGGGCAGTTGATTTTGACTTTGAGAATAAAAAAGAGATTATTCTGGTAAAAAAAGAACAGGCTCCTGGCTCCTCTCAAGGGGAGAATAAAGAAGAATATGAAGAGGTCTGGATGGGTGATTATGTCTTTGAAAATGAGTGGCAATCATTCCGTACTAAAAAGGATCGTAATCTGGAGTTAATAAGTATATACAAGGAATGTGATAAGGGCCGGAGAAAAATAGCAGTAAAAGTAGTAGATATTTTTGGTAATGATACAATGAAGGTGATAGAGATTAATATCTAACAGATATGACTACTCTTAAAGAATTTAATAGTTGGCTACAGCAATCTGAGGGTTGTATTCTTGAATTTAAGACTGCAAAAAATAATTTTAGTGCTGATAAAGATTTACCTGATTATTGCGCCGCACTATCTAACGAGGGTGGAGGAAAGCTAATCCTTGGGGTTAATCCTAATAAGAAAGTAGTAGGGACTTCAGCATTTCAAGGCACTCATAATAGATTATCCCATGAACTATTTACCAAAATTAAAATCAGGGTTGATGTTGAAGAATTTTATCATCCAGAAGGGCGTGTATTGATTTTCCACATTCCGTCACGACCTCAGGGAAGACCAATAAAATCGACGGGATCTTATACATACCCTATGCGTGCAGGGGAGTCTCTTACCGAAATGGATGAAATAACTCTCAAATCAATCTTTAGTGAAACTAATCCAGATTTTTCAAACAAGATTGTAAACGGATTATCATTAATTGATTTAGATGAAAAAGCACTAGAGAATTTCAAGAAGAGATGGGCACAAAAAGCAGAACGAGAAGATTATCTCACATTCTCAAATGAGAAAATGTTACGTGCTATAGGATTGCTATCAGATAAGGGTCTCAATTATGCATGTTTAATTTTGTTTGGAAAAAAAGAAAAGATTTGTGAGCTGCTTCCTGGCAGCGAGATTATTTTCGAGTGGCGGCAGGATGCAAAAAAGGTATCTCATGATTTTCGTATAAATTGGCGTGAGCCATTTTTAAAAATCTATGATGAAGTATGGGAAGCCATTAATGCTCGCAATCTCCGTATTCCTTTTCAAGAAGGACTTTTCCAAAGGGAAGTATATGCCTTTAGTGAGAAGCCGATTCGTGAGGCGTTACTCAATGCTGTAGCTCATCGTGATTATACTATTAACAACCAATCAACTTTTATAAAGGCATCTCCGGAAGAATTTATTATTGAAAGTCCGGGTGGATTTCCTCCAGGTATCACTCTTGAAAACATCCTTTACAAAACATACTGGAGAAACAGAAGTATTGCAGAAACGTTTGAAAAAGCAGGATTGGCAGAGCGTTCGGGACAGGGTATGGATGATATTTTTGGAAGCACCATTAAAGAGGGTAAGGGAATGCCGGATTTATCCGAAAGCGATGATTATTCAGTCCGTCTCAAAATTCCTGCACAAGTCAAAGATACAGATTTTATTTTTTTCCTTGAGAGGGTAGCGCATAGCAAACAGATTATGCTTTCTTTTGAAGAGATATATGAATTGGAGAAGATTCGAGAACAACAGGTTGTTTCTAAATTAAAGTATAGGGATAAATTTTTAGACCTCGGAATCATTGAGAAAGTAGGCCATACAAGGGGGTCAAAATATATTCTTTCTCATAAATACTATGTTCATGAAGGGAAAATCGGCATACATACTCGACTTACTGGACTCTCTCGTGATCAAAAGAAAGAATTAATATTAAATCATTTAAGAAAAAACGAAAAAGGAATTATGAAAGATTTCCTTGATGTTTTTCGTGACTTAAAACAACGCGATATAAATAATTTATTACAGGAGCTAAAGAAAGCAGAAAAGGTAGTTTATGTTGGAACAAAAAGGTCTGGTTATTGGGCTTTAAAAGAATGAAATTAGTTAAAAAATTAACTAATTAAAGAGTAAAGTAGTTAAAGAAAATCAGTAAATACTTAGAAATAAATAGCTTAAGCAGATTGGAAATTAGTTAAAATTTATAAAATTTAGTTGAATATGGCATTACATCCCCAATTCCCCAAATCACCCTATGCAATACTTGATCCCGATATCAGATGGTTCCCTGCGGATGAGACATTAAGGGAACAGAGCTACGATAAGCTCTTACCACCCTTAGTTGCAGTACTTCGCAAGAAGGTGAAAATATGGCGGGATTCAGGCTACGAGGGTGCAAGCGCTACTAGTTCCGCATTACTGAAGTGGTGGTTTCAGACGGAACACCTATTACCTGCCTCTGATGGTAGTATGTTTTTATTCGAGTACTATTTTGCACAAAGAGAAGCGCTTGAGACCATTATTTACTTACATGAGATTATTCATGTACATGATAAATTTGATTTACTTCGCTTTGATAGTTCGAGTGCTGTTTCAGCAGGTATGTTCCCGGAAACCTGGAAACGATTTGTAATAAAAATGGCTACCGGAAGTGGTAAAACCAAAGTATTGAGCCTTATTCTTGCCTGGTGTTATTTTCATAAGTTGTACGAAGAAAATTCGACACTTGCTAGAAATTTTCTGATAATAACACCGAATATTATTGTTTTAGACAGAATTCGAACAGATTTTGATAGATTGAAGATATTTTTTCATGACCCAGTTTTGCCACACAATGGCTTCGAGGGTAAAAATTGGAAGGACGATTTTCAACTTACCTTGCATATTCAAGATAACGTAAATGTTATTCGAAAGACAGGCAATATTTTTCTTACCAATATTCACCGGGTGTACGATAGTAATAAAAAAGAGCCTTCATTTGAGGATGACGATACTTCTGACTATTTTCTTGGTGTAAGGCCAGTTGGAGCGACTAACGAATCGAAATTAGATTTGAGCACTATTGTACGGGATATTGATGAGTTAGTCATATTGAATGACGAAGCACACCATATTCATGATGAGAATTTAGCATGGTTTAAATCAATACAGGATATCCATAATCGTCTTTTGCAGAAAGATGGTATGTTATCAATGCAGATAGATGTAACGGCAACACCAAAGCATAATAACGGTGCAATTTTCGTTCAAACTATAGCCGACTATCCACTGGTTGAGGCGATTTATCAGGATGTCGTAAAACATCCAGTATTACCTGATTCAGCAAGCAGGGCAAAATTGGTTGAAAAGAAAAGCTCAAAATATACAGAAAAATATGAGGATTACATTCATCTAGGCTATCTGGAGTGGAAAAAGGTTTATGATGAGCATATAAAATTAGGTAAAAAGGCCGTCTTCTTTCTAATGACAGATGATACAAAAAATTGTGATGAGGTTGCAGAGTATTTAAGAAACAGGTATCCAGAATTTAGAGATAAAGATGCAGTTTTGGTAATTCATACTAAAAATAATGGTGAAATATCCGAGGTAAGTAGCGGTAAGGGAAAAGAAGAATTAGAAATTTTAAGGAAAGCAGCGAATGAGGTTGATAATACGGAAAGCCCATATAAAGCTATTGTTTCAGTTTTGATGCTAAAAGAGGGATGGGATGTTAAAAATGTTACCACAATTGTAGGTTTAAGGGCTTATAGTGCAAAAAGTAATATCCTTCCTGAACAGACACTTGGCAGAGGATTAAGGAGAATGTATCGTGACAAGGATGTTACAGAATTTGTAAGCGTTGTGGGAACGGATGCTTTTATGGATTTTGTAGAGTCGATTAAGAATGAGGGTGTTGAGCTTGAAAGAAGAAAAATGGGTGAAGGAACAGCCCCCAAAGCGCCTTTGGTTATAGAAATTGATAGGGAAAACGGTAAAAAGGATCTCGATAAGTTAGATATTCAGATACCAATTTTAACGTCAAGGATATATAGGGAATATAAAAATTTATCAGGACTTGATGTTTCAAATTTTGGCACAAACAAAGTTAAGATAATAGAGTTCAGTGAAGAAGAGAAGAGAGAAATTGTATTTAAAGATATTACAACGAATGAGATCACACATAAGACTATCTTAGATGGTGATTTTGTGGCAAATTATCAGAGCGTTATTGGCTATTTTACGCAAATTATTATGAGAGAATTGAGACTTGTGAGTGGTTATGATGTGCTGTATGAAAAAGTAAAGACATTTATTAAGACCTCTTTATTTGAAAAAGAAGTTAATTTAGAAGATTTGAATATACTGAGAAATCTATCAGAGTTACAAGTAAATAAAACAATTATTGAAACATTCAAAAAAAAGATAAATGAATTGACCGTTTTAGACAGAGGGGAAGCTGAGATTAGAGATCATATCAAAATCAGCAAGTGTCGTCCTTTTGTTACTAAAGACCAGGGCTACTTGATACCTAGATTAAGCATATTCAACAAGATTATTGGAGATAGTAATCTAGAACTGAGATTTGCATCATTTTTAGAGACATGCGAAGGAGAAATCACATCTTATGTCAAAAATTATTTAGCAGTCCATTTTAAAATTGATTATAAGAACAGCGTTGGTGATATTTCTAATTACTACCCCGATTTTATTGTAAAAAAATCTGAAAAAGAAATACACATAATTGAGGTCAAAGGACAAGAGGATTTTGATGTGCCCTTAAAACTTGAGAGATTAAAACAATGGTGTGAAGATATTAATGCTATACAGGCTAATATTAAATATAGTTGGCTTTTTGTTGATGAAGAGGGTTTTGAAAAATATAAACCTAAGAACTTTAGAGAATTAGTGAACAATTTTAAAAAATACAGAAATGATTGAATCAGATCGAGAAAAATCCTAAGTTTCATCTTCGATTATTTCCAAATCTTTCTTTAATTGTTTTGGTTTAACTCCTCTTCTCTTATATTTGTCAATCTTATTCCATAGTACTTCAGGGCTAAGGACTTCCAAATCTGATGCATATTTAATAATCGCTGCCCTTGCTGCTTCATCTTTATTCGGGAAAAGCCCTATCTTAACCATCTTCTCTAAGGCATTATCTTCCATTCCTGCTAATTTAATAGCTGTTTCAGTTTTCATATATATCACCTGTTTTGATGTTGGTTTCAAAATACTGTTTGTTGCTGATCATTGTATACTGGTATTCAGTATAAGACATCCTTAGATAAAATCAATCAAACATTTTAGAAATATTCTAACACTTTTCTAACAAACTATCCAAAAACATCCAAAAACAGCAAGTAAGGCTTTACTATTTAATAGCGATAAAGCCATTATTAGCAAAGCCTTACTTCTTACAGGTTATTATTGGTTATGTTTCAAATTTGGCTCATAACCCGGAGGCCGTGGGTTCAAATCCCACCCCCGCTACCAATCTAAATAAGGGCTTAGAGGTTTTCTCTAAGCCTTTTTTGTTAGAATCTTCTAACACTTTCCGGACTCGAAAAGCTACCAGAATGCCCTACAAAACCAAGAATGCTGTCGAGTTTCTTCGCCTGCTCCGAATTAACCTCTTTTATTAAGTGTCTATACCTATCAAGTGTTGTCTGTATGTCCTTCCTAATTGGTTATGGAATCCCTCCGGTAACCGTTCAATCTGCATCGTCTTGATCATCCCCGACTCCTACTATCGTTACCTCCTTGCAGTCAAACCGTTCCACTACTTTCTTTACCTGTCTATGGAATGAAGAGTCCAAATCAGGGTTTCGGTATTGTAAGAGATGGTAAAGAGATAGGTGCCATCGGTGACCGTAAAAAGGTGTAAGACCGCTCTTCCTACTCTTTCTGTCCAGGTATAGGTAATTTCTTTGATACGATACTCCTGATTACTCCAGAGAAACCGGCTTCCTCTTCTTATCACCAAAGATAGCCCCTACCTTAATAGGTTCATTAATTTCTGTAATCATAGCACTCTCCAGGATTATTTCTCGAGTTGTCTTATTACGGTAGTAATCTTACCAACAATATGCACATCTGCTTGATCTTCTTTAAGGGTAATTGGCTTCATCGTTGGGTGTTCTGGTTTTAGTTGTACCGTGTCTCCGTTTTTGTAAAATCGCTTTATGGTAGCCTTTCCATTAATAATGGTAACCACAATATCACCATTACTAGCAACAGGCTGGGGTTTAACCAGAACGAAATCTCCTTCCTGGATATGGGCAAGGAACTTAAACAGTATCTGCGTAATTCTGGTATATAACCTCATGAATCTCTGTATCCATAGTCTTCGATTTGCTGAGGCGAAAAAGCATATCAGTCAATCTTCTCAGGCAGTATTGTTGTACGAGCTTAAGCATGATCTGGCAAAATTTCAGGGCAATAGAATCGTTAAGAACAAGATTTTTCAGGCTCTTTCAGCCATGACTGGCTTGTTTCCCTTACGTATAGCTGGCTAGCGCTCTTTTATTCTATTTTATATGCAACTTATGTGTATATAGACAGAAAGTGCAAATCGAGAGTTTTTTGCTCAAATTAGCTGAATGATTACTTCTTTTCGATATTTTTGAGATTGATTAAATAATCTTTCGACATTACAATAAATTTTGTGGTTGATATGAAATTTATAATGTATCTGTACCGATGTCTTTATGATTTCTTCCTTGATAGTTTGGGAAAGAGGTAAATGTGAAAAAGTTATTAATAGAATACCCTGAGTCTATACCGGCCATACTTAATTTGAGCCCTGAAAATTTTGAACAGGAGGCAAAGATTGCACTAGCAGTGAAGCTTTATGAAATGGGACGTTTAACCTCTGGTCAGGCGGCATCACTTGCCGGTATCTCTCGTGTGACCTTTTTGTTGAGCTGTAAACGTTACGGTTCTGCAAGCGTGGAATGGGATCAGGAGGAATTGGAGGCTGAATTCTTAAAGGCTAAACAATGAATGGCTCCCTGATATCAAATACAGGACCTATTATTGCCCTTATGCTCATTGACGACTAAACATCCTCCAAAGTTTATTTCAAAAAGTATACGTTCCCGAAGCCGTGCACAAAGAACTGCTTCTTAGTAAGAACATAGGTATTGGACTCGCATCATATAAGCAGGCATCATGGATTCAGGTTCATTCTCTCCCAAAGGCACTCGACCCTTTAATCAAAACTGTTTTAGATATTGGGGAAGCATCAGTAATTCAACTTTCCCTGGAAATCAATGCTGACTATGTTCTTATTGATGAACGAAAGGCAAGAAAAATTGCCCGTAATATTTATGGATTACGAGTGATTGGAACTGTCCGTATTCTCATTGAAGCCAAAAACAAAGGAATGATTGATAACGTTGGTGACGTACTTAAGAAAATACGTGATGGTGGATATTGGATTCATGATGATATTATACACTTTGCTCTAAAAGAGGCTGGTGAATTATGATTGTACGCCATAATGCTCTTACAAAAAGAATAACAATAATAATATTTCTGCTTAAATTATCTATATAATGTACCCAAAACTGGATAGGTAAATGAGATAAAATATTCTATGTATCGAGAAACCCCTAAGTTTCATCTTCGATTATTTCCAAATCTTTCTTTAACTGTTTTGGTTTAACTCCTCTTTTCTTATATTTGTCAATCTTATTCCATAGTACTTCAGGGCTAAGGATTCCCAAATCTGATGCATATTTAATGATCGCTGCCCTTATTTTTATCAAAATATTGTCTTGACAATAGGGTATGTTCGTTATATTTTGACTTACAGGTCAGATAAATGCCAAGAGAGTGCAAAAAATTACCATTTTGGTTTTTATCATTATGTAAAATTGAGTACTTGTGGCTTATTTGCAAGGCTAAAGCCTTGTCCTACGTTAAGGTATTTCTGGCGTTGACTATGATTTTTTAATACTTAACCAAACTTTTAATGAAAGAGGTATTGTGTGACAACGATAAACTGGTCATTAAATATTCAGGTTATAGGGGGAATGCTGATTCCGGTTTCCGGATCGAAGCCTGTAGAAGCTTACGATAAGATTGAAGTTGTTATAAACCCGGATAGTACTGAGAAATCAGTTGATATCCAGCCAGGCAGCGCTAATCAAGTTAATCTTCTTTTGATAAAATCAAACCTGTATGGGCCAAATATAACTTATAAGGCCAGCGATGGAACAAATGATTCTGTATCAATCACGCTGGACGATCCTCAAATTTTTTTAGGCTCCGGGGCGGTCAGTTTACTTACCGTTGCGCCAAAAATATTAAAATTTAAGAATAATCATACTGAGCAAGATAAAAAGGCCTTCATTGAAATACTTGTAGGACGTGATGCAACGCCTTAGAAATGAATGCAGGTACTCAAAATACTGTTAGGTTATAGGATGGGAGAACCTTATGTTCGCTCCGCTTTTGGGAAAGTGCAAAGGTTTTATGATTTGCATAAAGGGTGCGCGAACACAAGATTCTTCCCTACCTCGATGTAGAGAAATTTCAATTCTGTAGGGCACAACCCTTTGGGGTTGCTATCCCCAGTGTATGTATTCAGGCGGAGAAGCAAGGCTAAAGCCTTGCCCTACGCGTCGCACCGATTTCTCATGAGTTACTACCAAAGGTAGCCTGGCTTAATTTCGCACCTTATTTTGGGTAGTCACGAATGAACTTTAACGAGAGGAGATAATTACTATGCCTATTAGTCCTACCTATCCGGGTGTTTATATTGAGGAAATACCCAGTGGTGTACGAACCATAGTTGGAGTTGCGACATCAATTACAGCCTTTATTGGAAGAGCCCTCATGGGACCAGTAAACGAGCCGGTGAGAATTCAGGGCTTTCCTGATTTTGAGCGAAGGTTTGGCGGACTCTGGGTTAAGAGTACTCTGAGTTATGCTGTATACCAGTATTTCCTTAATGGCGGTGCAGATGCTATCATTGTGCGTGTCCATAACGGAGCAGCAAAGGCAAGTTTGAGTCTTCAGGCTGGTAGTAATACATTAGCGTTAGAGGCTACGAATGAGGGAGAATGGGGTAATAACCTTCAGGCTATAATTGATTATAACACGAAAGATAAAGACAGTCCTTCCCCTGATAGTAATCTCTTTAACCTGACTATTCAGAAAACAAATCCAATAACAAAAGAAGTCCAGCAAGCTGAAGTATTTCGGAATATTTCAGTAAATGGAAGCGATGCCCGGTTCGTAACGAAAGTGCTTGAGCAGGAGTCAACACTTGTCCGTGTACAAG is a window from the Candidatus Jettenia sp. genome containing:
- a CDS encoding WYL domain-containing protein, whose product is MNYDKKKKFYYASPDFKPIFITPSSEQYLLRYLSVCMGITQPQKSFFSFIPPIDMVPLPWRRVEPDILKGVLHAIRLKKAIKIKYQSLTSYEKLVRWISPHALGFDGYRWHCRAYCYIDNFFKDFILGRFLQIIEEKDSEINPKDDKGWESFITVKIGPNPEFKETHRKIIEYEYGMINGEAFIQVRCAMLFYLLNRLGLDMRDEDKILQNRHIILLNREEIQKALNS
- a CDS encoding site-specific DNA-methyltransferase; translation: MRLTDNEIRDITKYLEEGKPLPDKYRFLLFEDKREVELIWNGKTNEICNVVLPFQVIEHVDEPREEKDTSKQMPLFDIDTRGRQQKGWTNKLIWGDNKLILSSLKNGPLREEIEKQGGIKLIYIDPPFDIGANFSIDIEIGDEQFTKEPSILEELAYRDTWGKGADSFVAMIYERLTLMRDLLAKDGSIYVHCDYRVSAFIKSILDELFSKENYINEIIWKRSANTSSIGKIWKRAHDTILYFSKTRSYVFNFQRKQLSDTSLEIYSLEDEKGKYRLVPLLVSGKRNGQTGQSWRGIDPNRRGKGGMHWLTTHDNLEKYDTMGLIVWPEKVEGAPNLKYYLEDNPGVVVSDFWDDINSVSSARNESVSYPTQKPEALLERIVKASSNEGDIVADFFCGSGTALAVAEKLSRKWIGSDLGKFSIHTSRKRMIGIQRELKKAGKDYRAFEILNLGKYERQHYIGVNPNLRDKEKQQQLAKKEQDFLNLILHAYHAEKIDGFKTFQGKKVNRLVAVGPINLPVTRLFVEEIILECRKKHITKVDVLAFEFEMGLFPNIQEEAKSKGIDLAMKYIPRDVFDKRAVEKN
- a CDS encoding putative DNA binding domain-containing protein yields the protein MTTLKEFNSWLQQSEGCILEFKTAKNNFSADKDLPDYCAALSNEGGGKLILGVNPNKKVVGTSAFQGTHNRLSHELFTKIKIRVDVEEFYHPEGRVLIFHIPSRPQGRPIKSTGSYTYPMRAGESLTEMDEITLKSIFSETNPDFSNKIVNGLSLIDLDEKALENFKKRWAQKAEREDYLTFSNEKMLRAIGLLSDKGLNYACLILFGKKEKICELLPGSEIIFEWRQDAKKVSHDFRINWREPFLKIYDEVWEAINARNLRIPFQEGLFQREVYAFSEKPIREALLNAVAHRDYTINNQSTFIKASPEEFIIESPGGFPPGITLENILYKTYWRNRSIAETFEKAGLAERSGQGMDDIFGSTIKEGKGMPDLSESDDYSVRLKIPAQVKDTDFIFFLERVAHSKQIMLSFEEIYELEKIREQQVVSKLKYRDKFLDLGIIEKVGHTRGSKYILSHKYYVHEGKIGIHTRLTGLSRDQKKELILNHLRKNEKGIMKDFLDVFRDLKQRDINNLLQELKKAEKVVYVGTKRSGYWALKE
- a CDS encoding DEAD/DEAH box helicase family protein; translated protein: MALHPQFPKSPYAILDPDIRWFPADETLREQSYDKLLPPLVAVLRKKVKIWRDSGYEGASATSSALLKWWFQTEHLLPASDGSMFLFEYYFAQREALETIIYLHEIIHVHDKFDLLRFDSSSAVSAGMFPETWKRFVIKMATGSGKTKVLSLILAWCYFHKLYEENSTLARNFLIITPNIIVLDRIRTDFDRLKIFFHDPVLPHNGFEGKNWKDDFQLTLHIQDNVNVIRKTGNIFLTNIHRVYDSNKKEPSFEDDDTSDYFLGVRPVGATNESKLDLSTIVRDIDELVILNDEAHHIHDENLAWFKSIQDIHNRLLQKDGMLSMQIDVTATPKHNNGAIFVQTIADYPLVEAIYQDVVKHPVLPDSASRAKLVEKKSSKYTEKYEDYIHLGYLEWKKVYDEHIKLGKKAVFFLMTDDTKNCDEVAEYLRNRYPEFRDKDAVLVIHTKNNGEISEVSSGKGKEELEILRKAANEVDNTESPYKAIVSVLMLKEGWDVKNVTTIVGLRAYSAKSNILPEQTLGRGLRRMYRDKDVTEFVSVVGTDAFMDFVESIKNEGVELERRKMGEGTAPKAPLVIEIDRENGKKDLDKLDIQIPILTSRIYREYKNLSGLDVSNFGTNKVKIIEFSEEEKREIVFKDITTNEITHKTILDGDFVANYQSVIGYFTQIIMRELRLVSGYDVLYEKVKTFIKTSLFEKEVNLEDLNILRNLSELQVNKTIIETFKKKINELTVLDRGEAEIRDHIKISKCRPFVTKDQGYLIPRLSIFNKIIGDSNLELRFASFLETCEGEITSYVKNYLAVHFKIDYKNSVGDISNYYPDFIVKKSEKEIHIIEVKGQEDFDVPLKLERLKQWCEDINAIQANIKYSWLFVDEEGFEKYKPKNFRELVNNFKKYRND
- a CDS encoding UPF0175 family protein → MKKLLIEYPESIPAILNLSPENFEQEAKIALAVKLYEMGRLTSGQAASLAGISRVTFLLSCKRYGSASVEWDQEELEAEFLKAKQ
- a CDS encoding DUF3368 domain-containing protein, whose product is MHKELLLSKNIGIGLASYKQASWIQVHSLPKALDPLIKTVLDIGEASVIQLSLEINADYVLIDERKARKIARNIYGLRVIGTVRILIEAKNKGMIDNVGDVLKKIRDGGYWIHDDIIHFALKEAGEL